TCCTGATGAAATACCACCAAGAATACCTTCTTCTTTAGCAACTTTTCTAGACATTGCCATTGCTTCTTCGTTTCCAACTTTAATGACATCATCATAAACGTCAGTGTCTAATGTGTCAGGTACAAATCCAGCACCTAAACCTTGTAATTTATGCGGTCCAGGATTACCACCACTTAAAATTGCAGAAGCTTCTGGTTCAATCGCAACGATTTGTATTTCAGGATATTTTTCTTTCAATACTTTACCAGCTCCTGTTAAAGTACCACCTGTACCAACGCCAGCTAAGAAAGCATCTACTTGAACGCCGTCAAATTGTTCTACAATTTCAGGTCCTGTAGTTAACTCATGTACTTTAGGATTCGCTGGGTTTTCGAATTGTTGAGGTTCAAAGTAACCTTTTTCCTCTTTAAGCTCTTTAGCTTTTTTAATCGCGCCTTTCATACCTTCAGCTCCAGGTGTTAATACTAATTCAGCACCGTAAGCTTTTAATAATGCGCGACGTTCACTACTCATTGTATCTGGCATAACAAATACTGCTTTATAACCTTTAGCAGCTGCAACCATCGCTAAACCGATACCAGTGTTACCTGATGTAGGTTCAATAATAGTGTCACCTGGTTTAATTTTTCCTTCTTTTTCAGCGGCTTCTATCATTGCTAAACCAATTCTATCTTTAACCGAACTACCTGGGTTTTGATATTCTAATTTAACATATACATCTGCTGAACCATCTTCAACTACATTGTTTAATTTAACAACAGGTGTGTCACCTATTAATTCTACAATATTATTTACTCTCTTAGCCATTTATACTTCACTCCTAAACAGTATTTTATACCTTAGTTTATTTATCGGATATATTGATTATAACAAAAGTTCAAATAAAGTGAAAGTATTTACTAAATTAAAGCGAATTTTTAAGCGCGACAAGCTCTTCTTCACTATATTGATACTTTGTTCTACAGAAATGACATTCAGCTTCGGCACCATGATCTTCTTCTATCATGCCATCGATTTCTGCTTCACCAAGACCTTTAATAGCATTTAAAAATTTCTCTCTAGAGCAATTACATTTGAAATCTATATCCATATTATTAATAATTCTCGTATTTTCTTTACCTAATACTGTTTCAATCAGTTCTTCAGGTGATAAACCTCTATCTATTAATTTAGATACTGGTTCCATTTGATTTATTTTTTCTTCTATTGCTGAAATAGTTTCTTCAGATGCTCCCGGCATTAACTGAATAATAAATCCACCTGCAGCTTTAATAGAGTTATCAGGATTAACAAGTACGCCAAGTCCTACAGCTGAAGGAACTTGTTCACTTGTAACAAAATAGTATGTGAAGTCTTCTCCTAGTTCTCCAGAAACAATTGGTGTAGAACCTGTAAAGTAGTCTTTCAATCCAATGTCTTTAACAACATTTAACATACCTTCCGTTCCCACTGCACGTCTCACATCTAATTTACCTTGTTCATTTAATGGAAAATGTATTTGAGGGTTTTGCACGTATCCTCTTACTTCACCTTTACCATTAGCATCGACCATAATTTTTCCGATTGGTCCACCACCATCAATCGTTATCGTTAATTTTTCTTCATTTTTCAACATTGAACCCATCATTATACCTGCTGTCATAGATCTTCCTAATGCAGCTGATGCTGTTGGCCAAGTATAATGGCGTGTTTGTGCTTCTTGAACAGTATTTGTTGTTTTTACAGCAAAAGCTCTAACTTCATCGTTAAAAGCTAAGCCTCTTACTAAATAATCTTGTGTCATTTTTATACTCCTTCTTTAAAAAAAGCCCCTCTCAATCAATGCATTGAAAGGGACTTTGTGAAATTATTTTTTACGATCTGTCGGTTTGTTGTCACCTAGGTCATCAATATTTGGCTCTTCTTCGTGAGCTGGCTCTTTTGATTCGCTATCTGAATCTGCATCTTCATTTTTTTCTTCATGAGATACTTCATCTTTAACTTCTTCATAAGATTTACCAACTTCATCGTCTTCAATATCTAATGTACCTTCTTGTTCTTTTAAGTCACCTTCATATTTATCTTCATCTGAATCATCATTTTCGTTTAAATGAGAATCATCATATTTAACTTCTGGTAACTTACCTTCATGGAATAATGATTGAATTTGTTCAGCCACTAACGTTTCTTCAACTAATAAAGTTTTAGCGATTAATACTAATTGTTCTTTATTTTCAGTTAAAATTCGTTTACAACGTTCGTATTGTTCTTTAATAATACGTTGAACTTCTGAATCAATTTCATACGCAATTTGGTCTGAATAGTTTGGTTCAGATTGCATTTCTTTACCTAAGAATACTTGTCCACTATCAGAACTACCAAATTGTAATGGACCTAATTTTTTACTCATACCATATTCAGTAACCATCTTACGTGCAATACTTGTCGCACGTTGGAAGTCATTATGAGCACCAGTTGATGCTTCTCCAAAGTTAATTTCTTCAGATACACGACCACCTAGTAAACCAACTATTTTATCCAATAGTTCTGGTTCAGTCATAAAGTAACGATCTTCTTTAGGAAGCATCATTGCGTAACCACCAGCTTGTCCACGTGGAACAATGGTAACTTTATGAACCATTTCAGCTTCATCTAATACACAGCCGATAATTGTGTGACCAGCTTCATGATAAGCAACAATATTTCTTTCTTTTTCAGAAATCATTCTTGTTTTCTTAGCAGGACCTGCAATCACTCTATCTGTTGCTTCTTCTATATCTCTCATATCAATTTTAGTTTTATTAGAACGCGCAGCTACTAATGATGCTTCGTTTAATAAGTTTTCTAAATCTGCACCAGAGAATCCTGGTGTTCTTTGAGAAACTGCTTTTAAATCAACTGTTTCATCAAAAGGTTTATTACGAGCATGCACTTTAAGTACTGCTTCACGTCCTCTAACATCAGGACGTCCTACTTGAATTTGTCTGTCGAAACGACCTGGACGTAATAATGCTGGGTCTAAAATATCAGGACGGTTTGTTGCAGCAATCATAATGATGCCTTCATTTTCACCGAATCCATCCATTTCAACTAATAATTGGTTTAACGTTTGTTCACGTTCGTCGTGACCGCCACCAACACCAGCTCCACGCTGACGACCAACTGCATCAATCTCATCTATAAAGATGATACATGGTGCATTTTTCTTAGCATTTTCAAATAAATCACGTACACGACTGGCACCGACACCAACGAACATCTCAACAAAGTCAGAACCACTTATTGAGAAGAATGGTGTTCCTGCTTCACCAGCTACCGCTCTAGCAAGTAATGTTTTACCTGTACCTGGAGGACCAACGAGTAAAACACCTTTAGGAATACGTGCACCCATTTTTTTGAACTTACGATTATCTTTAAGGAAATCGACAATTTCTACTAATTCTTGTTTCTCTTCATCAGCACCTGCTACATCAGAGAATCGTACACGTTTCTTCTGGTTATCATAAAGCTTGGCTTTTGATTTACCAAAGTTCATTACTCGGCCGCCGCCACCGCCGCCGCCTTGCATTTGGCTTAAGAAGAATATGAATAAAAATGCAATAATTAAAACAGGGATAAGCGTTGTTAAGACACTAACAAAGACACTTTGTTTTTCTTCTTCTTTAACATTAAATTTCAATTCATCTTGTTTCTCGGCAGTTTCAGTAATTTTTTTCAAATCATCTTGGTTGTTAAACAAGATAGAAGATGTATATGTTGCATCTTTACCTTTTTTCAGTTCACCGCTAACCATATAAACATTCTGTTCGGGTTGAATAGTTAACGTTTTTAAATCGCCTTTTTCAAGCTTCGTCATAAACTCGTTATATGTAAGCTGTTTTGGTGATTGTCCATTGCCATTAATGAACTGGAAAACACCAAATAGGACGATAGCTAAAAGCGCGATCATTAATATATTTCGAAAAGCTTTTTGCATTCAATTTGTCCTCCTACTCAATTAATAAAACTAACAAAAATTTTACCATATTTGTAATTTCTTACGCTAGTAATTAACCTTAATTATACGCATCATTGGTATATTTCTGGTTTAAGCGTACCAATGTAAGGTAAGTTACGATATTTCTCTGCAAAATCAAGGCCATATCCTACTACAAATTCATCAGGAATTTTTTCGCCTACATATTTAGCTTCAATAGCTACTTTACGTTTCATCGGTTTATCTAATAATGTTACGATTTCAATAGATTTAACATTTCTATATTTCAATAAATCGACTATAGAATTTAATGTCGTACCCGTTTCTAAAATGTCTTCAATAATAATGACATCTCTATTTTCTACTGAAGTACTTAAATCTTTTAAAATTTTAACTTCTCCCGTTGATTCCGTACCACCATGATAACTAGATACATCCATGAAATCTAATTCAATATGCGTATCAATGTATTTTACTAAATCAGCCATAAACATGATTGAACCTTTTAAAATACCAACACAAATAGGTGTCTTTCCATTATAATCTTCAGTGATTTGCTTTCCTAATGTTTTGCATCTTTCTTGAATCTGTTCCTCTGATAATACAACAGACTTAATCGAATCATTCATTAAAGTCATCTCCAATATAAGTAATAGTTAATGCGTTTTTAAAGTTAGAATCTATCCAAAAGTCACCAATTGCAATAATAACATCACCATGTAAAATAATTGGACAATTGTTTCGTTTATGTATGTCTATCTTGTTGTCAATCATGATTCTGTTAACTTTTTTGTGATGTTTATTTCCCCGGTTATAATACTGAATACGATCTCCAGACAATCTCGTTCTTACAAATAAAGGCGATGCTATGTCGTTCGCTTCAATTAACCAATTCCCAAATACATATTGTTCATTACGATTTATAAATATAGAATTTGCATTGAACTCAATATCTTCACATAGTAATAATTTATCATATGCAACAATAAACTGCCAATCATCAGATATATGAAAGATGGATTGTTTTTCAAAATTGTCAAATATACTCATCCATTCTTTATAAGCCTTAACGCTGAACCTTTGCTGCACATATGTTTCTAGCAATTGATCTAGTACTTGTGTTTTAACTAAAGGGTTTAATTGATTAAATGCGCATCTATTAATCACTACTTTATCTAGTTGCTGAACTTCATTATTTATAAATGCTTTAGCTTGATCAATAATTAAACTTCTTGCATCGTTCATCCATTGATTTAAATCGAGTAAATGTCCTGTTGAAAAATCTTCTCGTTGCTCTATAACCGGTAATATTTTATTGCGTATATAATTGCGTGTATATTTATTATCGTTATTTGAAGCATCTTCAAAATAACGAAATGCAAATTCTTGCTGATATTTCTTTAGTGTTGATTTAGATACGTTTAAAAATGGTCTGCAAATAACATAATCATTTCTTTTTTGAACTTGATTGATGCCTAATGAAGCACGGCCAATTCTTCCAGTAAATAATCGATATGATATTGTTTCTTTTTGATCATCTAAGTGATGTGCTGTTAATAACACGTCACTCTGAGTGCGTTGCATCATTTCATCAAACCATTCATACCTTATCTTTCTAGACACATCTTGTATGCTTTTATTTCGATTAACAACTTCGCTTAAATCTAGTGTTCTAATATATATTTTAATGTTATGTTCTTTACAATATTGTTCAATAAATTCCGCTTCTTCTTTTGACTCTGACCTTAAACCATGATTAACATGTAAACAAATTAAATGATGATATGTGTGCTTGTATGTTGTATTTAACATGTGTAATAGCGACATACTATCTATCCCAGTCGAAACAGCCAATGCTAAATTATCATTTTCATTCCAAGTTATATCAAGCATTGTTACACACCTCAATTTTAAAAATTCACTTGATCTGTTCAAAATAAAAAGAGGCTCAACTAATTAGCCTCTTTTTATTATAATCAATTATCGTTTTGCACCTTTTCCACCACGACGTGATTCAGTTTGTCTTTTAATAGACGTCAACTTATCTTCACTATCTTTCAAAAAGTTTGTTAATTTCTTCTCAAAATCTTCAGGCTTTGGTTCTTTCTTTGGAGCTTGACGTTTTGGACGTTCTTTAGCTTTTTTTATAGATAAACTAATTTTCCCATCGTCGGCTACTGTTAATACTTTAACTTCTACTTCGTCGCCTACAGTTAAATGGTCATTTACGTTCTCGACGTAGTTATCAGCAACTTCACTGATGTGCACAAGGCCACTTTTACCTTCAGGTAATTCTACAAATGCACCAAAATTCTTAATACCTGTAACTTTCCCTTTGACTTTATTGCCTACTTCAATTGACATATTATTACTGTATCCTCCTGATATAATTTCACTTTAACCTTATTATATGCTTCTATACAAAATTATACAACGTCATATATAGATTATTTATCATTTTTCCGATTCTTTTTTCTCTTCTGGTAATTTAAATATTATTTCACCATCATTACTTAAGAAGTATTCACTTCTTGCAAGCTTTTCAATATATTCTTTATCATTAAGTCGTTTAATTTGTTCTTTTAACTCGATTTCTTTATCTTGCATTTTTTCATATGTTACAGCTTTCTCTTTACGCTCTTGCACTAATTCATCATTACGATTTTTTTGAAGAACCAACATGATAATCATGATAAGAATCATTAACAATAATACTCCACCAAATAAGGTTAGTCGCTTTCGTACCACTTGGCGCGTTTTATTGACAGTCTTCTTTCGTTTATTTTGAGACTGCGTAAATTCATTATCTAGATTTTTAATTTTTTGCGCCATATACGTACCTCCTTATTTATAAAGAATCTTGTATTTTTTCTTCTTTGATTACTTCAAACATCGTCTTAGCATTTTCTTTATTTGCATGCTCAGACAATCCCGTTACTTTCACAACGATAATTCTATTTCCAAGTCTTATTTCTAGTTCGTCTTCTACACTTACCACTGTTCCTGCTTTAGCAGTTTGACCATTCACTTTAACTCTACCTTGGTCACTTACTTCTTTCGCAAGCGTACGACGTTTAATTAGTCGAGATACTTTTAAATACTTATCTAATCTCAAATTGTTAAGTCTCCTTTGTTTATAAATTCTTTTAGTCCATCTTCTCCAAGACCCTCTAATTTGGTTTTATCATACAGCTTCAAAAAGTAATCAGCAAATATTTTTTCTAATTTCTCGCGTTCTACTTTACCTTCTTTAATTTTTTCACTTTGCCAAATTCGATTAAGGTCTTCAATATCATTGGCTTCTTGATCTGAAAAGACATGCGGATGTCTACGGATCATCTTACTTGTTAGTTCTTGTACCACTTCTCTAACATCGAAGAAGCCTTCTTTTTTACCTATAGAAGCATGCAACATTACTTGTAATAAGATATCGCCAAGCTCCTCTACCATATGATCAATATCTTCTTCATCAATTGCTTCAATCAATTCAAACGCTTCTTCAATAATATAACGTTTTAAGGAATCATGCGTCTGCACTTTATCCCATGGACAACCATCTTCAGATACAAGTGTATCAATCGTATGTTCTAAATATTGGAAATCGTTATACATTTGATGTTCTTCTAAAATCTTAGGAACAAATAAACTCGTCAAATTAGATAATTCGGCATGATGATCCATTTCGTATAAAGGACAAGTTATAACATCCGCTTCACCCAATCGAGCGTTAGACACGATCATGACTTCATGCTCGTCAGGATATCTTTCCATTAATGTCACTTTTATATCTGAAGCAACTAATTGGTCATACACTTGAGTAATAATCGTATTTGTTCTTACATTTAATGTTGTTTCAGATAAATTAGTTCCATCTAATAATGTAAAGCCATCATTGGGATCAATGTTAACTGCTCTAAACATATCATCTAAAAAGCTTTTTCCTCCAAGAATTTTTACATTTGGGAACTTTTCTAACAGAAGTTGTGTCGTTGTTTCTGCAACTGATGGGTCACCAGGAACAGCATAAATGACATCTTCAGTTTCAGCTTTTTCAATTAATGTATCTACTATTTCCGTATATACATTAATAAAGTCGTCATGCTTTTCATAAACACTGTCAAAGCTTTTCCAGTTTATATCCTTTAATTCATTTATGACTGGATGTTCTAATGTTCTCGCATATACTGTGTCAACAGACTGCAGTTTACGATAGACACCCATAGGTAATTCATCAATACTATAATTACCTAAACCAACAACTACAATTTGTTGTGCCATGATTTAATTACTCCTTTATTATTTTATCCATTAAAGGTAAATGTTTCCATTCATCTTTTATTAGTATTTTCATCTTTATTATACCTATTATGACTACAATTACGCCAACAATACCCGCCACTAACATTAAAGCTAAATTAGTTAATCTTGAATCTGCCGGTATCAGTAGTATTATTTGTACAAATACCGACATAATTATAAGAAGTGACATAACTTTAACGATAAATAATCCCATGTTTTGAATTTGATAAAGCTTCATTACAAATACATGCAAGACTATTGTGTAGATCGCTAATGACAACACCGTTGATAAGCTTGCTCCTAGTATGCCAAATTGCAACACAAATATATAATTTCCTACCACTTTCGTAATAAGCCCTACAAGTAACGCTGTAAATAATACCCTTCTTTTTAACTTCACTTGTAATAAAGCGGTATACATAATAATAAATGTGACAAATACGACAGCAAGCATAAAGATGCTTAATGTTCCGGTTAATTCATTTGTCTTGAAGAAGACTTTATTAAGCAGTGGTAATAAATTGATTAAACCAATTGCCGCCGCCATACTAAACAACACAGTTATTTTTAAAGAAGTGTTAGCATACTCATTCACAAGCTTCGTATTTTTCTTTTGCAATTGTTCCGTTAGTAACGGAATTAAGACAAAACTAAACGTTGTCGTGATAATAAGCCCCATCTGAATAAGGGATGCACCTCTATCAAACACACCTTTTACTTTTATACTTTCGTGAAAAGAATATCCTGTTTCTTGAAGCAGATGAATTAGCGTAAACGAATCTACAATTTGCCATAAAATAAGTATCAAATAAGAAATTGCATACAAAACGGTCATCGTTATAATATTCTGAGTATCTTTCAACTTTATTTCCCAGGAAAATTGTAATTTAGGCTTTCTCTTAAACCAAAAGTAAACAACAACACAGCTTAACCCTAACACTGAGCCGCCAATAGCTAATGTGCCAGCTTGATAAATAGAGATATCCATTGCTACAAAAAGAACGATAGCAAATAATATGACACTCACCCTTAGTACTTGATCAATGACTTGAGAGATCGCAATCATATTCATTCGATGGTTCATCTGATAATATCCACGAACCATCGAGATAAAAACGAGTGGTAACATTGCCAAACTAGCCATTCTAATCATAGGCGTTAAATTGGCGTCACCCATCAATTCACTTATAAACCGAGCACTAAGAAATATGACTAACCCGAGCAAGAAACATACAATTTGTAAAAACCAAAACATCCCAACAATCTCAGACTGTCGTCTTTTAGTCATCCAACCACTCATAACACTTGGTAAAGCGTTTAAACTTACCACACTCACTATTGCTACAAGCGGATATACTTGTTGATAAGCATATAACCCTTCATCACCTAGCACATTTTGATAAGGCACTCTATATATCGCACTTAATATTTTCACTATGACCATTGTGCCCGTTAACAGCAATACACTATTAAAAATAGGTTTAGATTGTGTCATCGTCTACCAAACTTTCGTTTATCACTTTAGTTAAGAATTTTAAATCATCCATCCATTGCTTCGTTTTTTGTAATTTAAATACCATTTGATTATCTGCCACTGCTATTTTCAGCTTTCTACCTAGAGGTTCAGTCACTTTGAATAGTACATCACCTTTTAAATGATTGGTCGTATATTCAGATGCTGTTAATTGTATTGTTTTAGCGACTTCTTTAATTTCTGTAATACCGAAATGAATACCGTTCAACCTAATTTCGACAACATCTAATAATCGTTGCACTTCTACTGGATATTCTCCAAAACGATCCATTAATTCATCTTTTATATCTTCAAGCTGACTATGTGTCGTGATAGATCTTAATTTTTTATACATTTCAATTTTAGCTTGTTCATTTTTGATATATTCAGCTGGAATATATGCGTCTATTTTAATATCGACTTCTAATTGCGGTACTTCAGATTCAGGTTCAATACCTCGCTTCACATTAACTGCTTCTTCTAACATTTGAGAATACAAGTCGTAACCTACAGAATCTATAAATCCGTGTTGTTGACTACCTAAGAGGTTACCTGCGCCACGAATATTCAAATCTCGCATTGCAATTTTAAAGCCAGATCCTAATTCAGTAAACTCTTTAATGGCTTGTAGCCTTTGTTCCGCAACTTCTGTTAACACTTTATTTTGTTCATGTAGAAAATATGCATAGCCAATTCGACTCGAACGGCCAACTCTTCCTCGTAATTGATACAACTGACTTAGGCCAAATCTATTTGCATCTTCTATAATTAGTGTATTAGCATTCGGAACGTCTACACCTGTTTCGATAATCGTTGTCGTAACAAGAATATCATATTCTCCACCTACAAAATTCAGCATTGTTTCTTCTAGTTCACGTTCTGACATTTGTCCATGTGCAACACCTATTCTTGCGTTCGGCATTAACATGGATAACTGTTCGCTTTTTTGGTAGATAGACTGCACTCTGTTGTACAAATAGAAAGCTTGCCCGCCTCTTGAAACCTCTCGCTCAAGTGCTTCTTTTACAAAGTTCATATTTTGCTCTAACACATATGTCTGAACTGGAAATCTATTTTCAGGTGGCGTTTCAATAACTGATAAATCTCTTACACCTAATAAACTCATATGAAGCGTTCTCGGTATTGGTGTTGCTGT
This portion of the Mammaliicoccus vitulinus genome encodes:
- the cysK gene encoding cysteine synthase A — its product is MAKRVNNIVELIGDTPVVKLNNVVEDGSADVYVKLEYQNPGSSVKDRIGLAMIEAAEKEGKIKPGDTIIEPTSGNTGIGLAMVAAAKGYKAVFVMPDTMSSERRALLKAYGAELVLTPGAEGMKGAIKKAKELKEEKGYFEPQQFENPANPKVHELTTGPEIVEQFDGVQVDAFLAGVGTGGTLTGAGKVLKEKYPEIQIVAIEPEASAILSGGNPGPHKLQGLGAGFVPDTLDTDVYDDVIKVGNEEAMAMSRKVAKEEGILGGISSGAAIVAALKKAKELGEGKTVVTVLPSNGERYLSTPLYAFED
- the hslO gene encoding Hsp33 family molecular chaperone HslO, coding for MTQDYLVRGLAFNDEVRAFAVKTTNTVQEAQTRHYTWPTASAALGRSMTAGIMMGSMLKNEEKLTITIDGGGPIGKIMVDANGKGEVRGYVQNPQIHFPLNEQGKLDVRRAVGTEGMLNVVKDIGLKDYFTGSTPIVSGELGEDFTYYFVTSEQVPSAVGLGVLVNPDNSIKAAGGFIIQLMPGASEETISAIEEKINQMEPVSKLIDRGLSPEELIETVLGKENTRIINNMDIDFKCNCSREKFLNAIKGLGEAEIDGMIEEDHGAEAECHFCRTKYQYSEEELVALKNSL
- the ftsH gene encoding ATP-dependent zinc metalloprotease FtsH, with product MQKAFRNILMIALLAIVLFGVFQFINGNGQSPKQLTYNEFMTKLEKGDLKTLTIQPEQNVYMVSGELKKGKDATYTSSILFNNQDDLKKITETAEKQDELKFNVKEEEKQSVFVSVLTTLIPVLIIAFLFIFFLSQMQGGGGGGGRVMNFGKSKAKLYDNQKKRVRFSDVAGADEEKQELVEIVDFLKDNRKFKKMGARIPKGVLLVGPPGTGKTLLARAVAGEAGTPFFSISGSDFVEMFVGVGASRVRDLFENAKKNAPCIIFIDEIDAVGRQRGAGVGGGHDEREQTLNQLLVEMDGFGENEGIIMIAATNRPDILDPALLRPGRFDRQIQVGRPDVRGREAVLKVHARNKPFDETVDLKAVSQRTPGFSGADLENLLNEASLVAARSNKTKIDMRDIEEATDRVIAGPAKKTRMISEKERNIVAYHEAGHTIIGCVLDEAEMVHKVTIVPRGQAGGYAMMLPKEDRYFMTEPELLDKIVGLLGGRVSEEINFGEASTGAHNDFQRATSIARKMVTEYGMSKKLGPLQFGSSDSGQVFLGKEMQSEPNYSDQIAYEIDSEVQRIIKEQYERCKRILTENKEQLVLIAKTLLVEETLVAEQIQSLFHEGKLPEVKYDDSHLNENDDSDEDKYEGDLKEQEGTLDIEDDEVGKSYEEVKDEVSHEEKNEDADSDSESKEPAHEEEPNIDDLGDNKPTDRKK
- the hpt gene encoding hypoxanthine phosphoribosyltransferase, with translation MNDSIKSVVLSEEQIQERCKTLGKQITEDYNGKTPICVGILKGSIMFMADLVKYIDTHIELDFMDVSSYHGGTESTGEVKILKDLSTSVENRDVIIIEDILETGTTLNSIVDLLKYRNVKSIEIVTLLDKPMKRKVAIEAKYVGEKIPDEFVVGYGLDFAEKYRNLPYIGTLKPEIYQ
- the tilS gene encoding tRNA lysidine(34) synthetase TilS; its protein translation is MLDITWNENDNLALAVSTGIDSMSLLHMLNTTYKHTYHHLICLHVNHGLRSESKEEAEFIEQYCKEHNIKIYIRTLDLSEVVNRNKSIQDVSRKIRYEWFDEMMQRTQSDVLLTAHHLDDQKETISYRLFTGRIGRASLGINQVQKRNDYVICRPFLNVSKSTLKKYQQEFAFRYFEDASNNDNKYTRNYIRNKILPVIEQREDFSTGHLLDLNQWMNDARSLIIDQAKAFINNEVQQLDKVVINRCAFNQLNPLVKTQVLDQLLETYVQQRFSVKAYKEWMSIFDNFEKQSIFHISDDWQFIVAYDKLLLCEDIEFNANSIFINRNEQYVFGNWLIEANDIASPLFVRTRLSGDRIQYYNRGNKHHKKVNRIMIDNKIDIHKRNNCPIILHGDVIIAIGDFWIDSNFKNALTITYIGDDFNE
- a CDS encoding S1 domain-containing RNA-binding protein, yielding MSIEVGNKVKGKVTGIKNFGAFVELPEGKSGLVHISEVADNYVENVNDHLTVGDEVEVKVLTVADDGKISLSIKKAKERPKRQAPKKEPKPEDFEKKLTNFLKDSEDKLTSIKRQTESRRGGKGAKR
- a CDS encoding FtsB family cell division protein; translation: MAQKIKNLDNEFTQSQNKRKKTVNKTRQVVRKRLTLFGGVLLLMILIMIIMLVLQKNRNDELVQERKEKAVTYEKMQDKEIELKEQIKRLNDKEYIEKLARSEYFLSNDGEIIFKLPEEKKESEK
- a CDS encoding RNA-binding S4 domain-containing protein, with translation MRLDKYLKVSRLIKRRTLAKEVSDQGRVKVNGQTAKAGTVVSVEDELEIRLGNRIIVVKVTGLSEHANKENAKTMFEVIKEEKIQDSL
- a CDS encoding MazG nucleotide pyrophosphohydrolase domain-containing protein codes for the protein MAQQIVVVGLGNYSIDELPMGVYRKLQSVDTVYARTLEHPVINELKDINWKSFDSVYEKHDDFINVYTEIVDTLIEKAETEDVIYAVPGDPSVAETTTQLLLEKFPNVKILGGKSFLDDMFRAVNIDPNDGFTLLDGTNLSETTLNVRTNTIITQVYDQLVASDIKVTLMERYPDEHEVMIVSNARLGEADVITCPLYEMDHHAELSNLTSLFVPKILEEHQMYNDFQYLEHTIDTLVSEDGCPWDKVQTHDSLKRYIIEEAFELIEAIDEEDIDHMVEELGDILLQVMLHASIGKKEGFFDVREVVQELTSKMIRRHPHVFSDQEANDIEDLNRIWQSEKIKEGKVEREKLEKIFADYFLKLYDKTKLEGLGEDGLKEFINKGDLTI
- a CDS encoding polysaccharide biosynthesis protein; protein product: MTQSKPIFNSVLLLTGTMVIVKILSAIYRVPYQNVLGDEGLYAYQQVYPLVAIVSVVSLNALPSVMSGWMTKRRQSEIVGMFWFLQIVCFLLGLVIFLSARFISELMGDANLTPMIRMASLAMLPLVFISMVRGYYQMNHRMNMIAISQVIDQVLRVSVILFAIVLFVAMDISIYQAGTLAIGGSVLGLSCVVVYFWFKRKPKLQFSWEIKLKDTQNIITMTVLYAISYLILILWQIVDSFTLIHLLQETGYSFHESIKVKGVFDRGASLIQMGLIITTTFSFVLIPLLTEQLQKKNTKLVNEYANTSLKITVLFSMAAAIGLINLLPLLNKVFFKTNELTGTLSIFMLAVVFVTFIIMYTALLQVKLKRRVLFTALLVGLITKVVGNYIFVLQFGILGASLSTVLSLAIYTIVLHVFVMKLYQIQNMGLFIVKVMSLLIIMSVFVQIILLIPADSRLTNLALMLVAGIVGVIVVIIGIIKMKILIKDEWKHLPLMDKIIKE